The following proteins are encoded in a genomic region of Elgaria multicarinata webbii isolate HBS135686 ecotype San Diego chromosome 16, rElgMul1.1.pri, whole genome shotgun sequence:
- the SERINC4 gene encoding serine incorporator 4, with product MTRGAASLPGRDGMVLACCKAQVCCCCGPAPCGLCCPCCPSIKVSTGTRLLYMLFHILACASCCFMLSHTAAEAIKENVPFYAVLCEHLPGGTDCDILVGYSAVYRVCFGTACFYLAQAAFLLNVRSSRNLRALLHNGFWFLKLLILVGLCAAAFFIPDQRFIRAWHFVGVCGGFAFILVQLVLITAFAHTWNKNWVSGAAKDKRWYLAVFLATLGFYTVASMAYTVLYKFYTHPGGCVLNKGLLVLNGCLCLLMSFMSITPCVRLRQPRSSPLQASIICCYVMYLTFSALSSRPPEKVQYKGQNLTICFPSVSKDGMQTEDTTVAVLGASVMYACVLFACNEASLLAEMFGPLWMFKVYSFEFQNPSCCFCCPEKMEEELAGQRLGREEPFGGQQIVNNEHDHVVYSYSTFHFVFFLASLYGMMTLTNWFSYENAELETTFTHGSWSTFWVKVASGWACVLLYIWLLLGPLCLPDSRQHNRPLLRMIRRRRALHRVSVAT from the exons gtctgctgctgctgcggcccggctccttgcggcctgtgctgcccctgctgccccagcATCAAGGTGTCAACGGGCACCCGGCTCCTGTACATGCTCTTCCACATCTTGGCCTGTGCCAGCTGCTGCTTCATGCTCTCCCACACTGCGGCGGAAGCCATCAAGGAGAAC gtgcCTTTTTACGCAGTGCTGTGTGAGCACCTCCCTGGGGGCACGGACTGTGACATCCTGGTGGGCTACTCGGCTGTCTACAGAGTCTGCTTTGGCACTGCCTGCTTCTACCTGGCTCAGGCGGCCTTCCTGCTCAACGTCAGGTCCAGCAGAAACCTCCGGGCTTTGCTGCACAACGG GTTCTGGTTCCTGAAACTCCTCATTCTGGTGGGGCTTTGTGCAGCAGCTTTCTTCATTCCCGACCAGCGCTTCATCCGAG CCTGGCACTTCGTGGGCGTCTGTGGAGGCTTTGCCTTCATCCTAGTCCAGTTGGTGCTGATCACAGCCTTTGCCCACACCTGGAACAAAAACTG GGTCAGCGGAGCCGCCAAAGACAAACGCTGGTACCTGGCCGTGTTCCTGGCCACGCTGGGCTTTTACACCGTGGCTTCCATGGCCTACACCGTCCTGTACAAATTCTACACCCACCCAGGAGGCTGTGTCCTCAACAAGGGGCTGCTGGTGCTCAACGGATGCCTGTGCCTCCTCATGTCCTTCATGTCCATCACGCCCTGTGTCCGCCTGC GTCAGCCAAGGTCCAGCCCCCTGCAGGCCTCCATCATCTGCTGCTATGTCATGTACCTGACCTTCTCGGCCCTGTCCAGCCGGCCACCAGAGAAAG TGCAGTACAAGGGGCAAAATCTTACCATTTGCTTTCCCAGCGTTAGCAAGGATGGAATGCAGACGGAAGACACCACAGTTGCTGTGCTGGGGGCAAGCGTCATGTATGCCTGCGTCCTCTTTGCCTG CAATGAAGCATCCCTGCTGGCGGAGATGTTTGGGCCCTTGTGGATGTTCAAGGTCTACAGCTTTGAGTTTCAG aATCCCTCCTGTTGTTTCTGCTGcccagagaagatggaggaggagcTGGCAG GACAACGACTTGGCCGGGAGGAGCCCTTTGGGGGGCAGCAGATTGTCAACAATGAGCACGACCACGTGGTCTACAGCTACTCCACCTTCCACTTTGTCTTCTTCCTGGCATCGCTGTACGGCATGATGACCCTCACCAACTGGTTCAG CTATGAGAATGCTGAGCTGGAGACCACGTTCACCCACGGCAGCTGGTCCACCTTCTGGGTTAAGGTAGCTTCTGGCTGGGCCTGTGTCCTGCTCTACATCTGGCTTCTGCTGGGCCCACTATGCCTACCAGACTCGCGCCAGCACAACCGGCCCCTGCTGCGCATGATACGGCGGAGGCGCGCACTTCACCGCGTTAGTGTTGCTACGTAA
- the SERF2 gene encoding small EDRK-rich factor 2 has translation MTRGNQRELARSKNMKKQTDTGKGKRRDDGLSAAARKQRDSEIMQQKQKAANEKKEPPQPK, from the exons ATGACGC GCGGCAACCAGCGCGAACTGGCGCGAAGCAAGAACATGAAGAAGCAGACGGACACGGGCAAGGGCAAGCGGCGCGACGACGGGCTCTCCGCTGCCGCCCGCAAGCAACG AGACTCTGAAATCATGCAGCAAAAGCAGAAGGCCGCCAATGAGAAGAAGGAGCCACCACAGCCAAAATAG